Proteins co-encoded in one Salvia splendens isolate huo1 chromosome 4, SspV2, whole genome shotgun sequence genomic window:
- the LOC121801259 gene encoding equilibrative nucleotide transporter 1 has product MGTTTVDADTASVGGDSESAALLLSPNQVKIPRDTFQLAYIIYFTLGTGYLLPWNAFITAVDYFSFLYPDASVDRVFAVVYMLVGLTSVLIIIAFAHRSNAVVRINSGYALFLLSLVAVPLMDVWYVKGRVGVYGAYYVTVGVVGLCGVADGLVQGGVVGNAGELPERYMQAVVAGTAASGVLVSLLRVLTKAIYPQDANGLRKSANLYFIFSIVVMILNIIFYNVAHKLPVIKYYNDLKKVAANEEKEQKGELTGKLWRSTLWEIVGTVKWYGYGIMIIYVVTLCIFPGSITEDVHSDILKDWFPIVLIACYNVFDLVGKTLTPLYIMDNAKAAIGGTFARLLFLPLFYGCLHGPDILRSEIPVMILTCLLGLTNGYFTCVLMILAPKTVRLQHAETAGIVLVLYLIVGLAIGSILSWFWVL; this is encoded by the exons ATGGGTACAACTACCGTCGACGCCGACACCGCCTCGGTGGGAGGAGATTCCGAGTCTGCCGCCCTCCTCCTGAGCCCCAACCAAGTGAAGATTCCCAGGGACACGTTCCAACTAGCCTACATTATATACTTCACGCTCGGCACAGGCTATCTCCTGCCGTGGAACGCATTCATCACCGCCGTCGATTACTTCTCCTTCCTATACCCGGACGCGTCCGTGGATCGCGTGTTCGCCGTGGTTTACATGCTGGTGGGGCTTACTTCAGTGCTGATCATCATCGCTTTCGCCCACAGATCGAACGCCGTCGTGAGGATCAATTCGGGCTACGCGCTGTTCCTGCTGTCGCTGGTGGCGGTGCCGCTGATGGACGTGTGGTATGTCAAGGGGCGCGTCGGCGTTTACGGCGCATACTATGTGACTGTGGGAGTGGTGGGGCTGTGCGGAGTGGCGGATGGCCTTGTGCAGGGGGGTGTCGTGGGGAATGCCGGGGAGCTGCCGGAGAGATATATGCAGGCTGTGGTGGCTGGAACTGCAGCTTCTG GAGTCCTTGTGTCATTATTAAGGGTTTTAACCAAGGCTATATATCCTCAAGATGCCAATGGACTGAGAAAAAGCGCCAACCTTTACTTTATCTTCAGCATTGTTGTGATGATATTAAACATAATTTTCTATAATGTAGCACATAAGCTTCCAGTCATAAAATATTACAATGATCTGAAAAAGGTTGCAGCAAATGAGGAGAAGGAACAGAAAGGGGAACTTACAGGAAAGCTATGGAGGTCAACATTGTGGGAGATTGTTGGGACCGTTAAATGGTATGGGTATGGAATCATGATCATATATGTTGTGACATTGTGTATTTTTCCCGGTTCTATTACAGAAGATGTGCATTCTGACATTCTGAAGGACTGGTTCCCAATTGTTCTTATTGCTTGTTACAACGTCTTTGATCTGGTTGGTAAAACTCTGACTCCTCTATATATCATGGATAATGCCAAAGCTGCTATTGGCGGCACTTTTGCAAGGCTATTGTTTCTGCCTCTCTTCTATGGTTGCTTGCACGGCCCTGATATTTTGAGATCAGAAATTCCAGTCATGATCCTCACCTGTCTTCTTGGTCTCACAAATGGCTACTTTACCTGCGTCCTGATGATTTTGGCACCCAAAACTGTCCGGTTACAGCATGCTGAGACAGCAGGGATCGTGCTGGTGTTGTACTTGATTGTTGGTCTGGCAATTGGTTCTATCCTATCCTGGTTTTGGGTTTTATGA
- the LOC121801245 gene encoding benzaldehyde dehydrogenase, mitochondrial: MAAARRISSLVSRSLPLLRGGKQINGGRGMYRYSTAAAYENPIKPPVSVQYDKLLIDGKFVDAASGKTFPTLDPRTGEVIAHVAEGDAEDVNRAVSAARKAFDEGPWPRMTAYGRQKILLRFADLIEKHNDEIAALETWDNGKPFEQSAQIEVPMFARLFRYYAGWTDKIHGLTVPADGPHHVQTLHEPIGVAGQIIPWNFPLLMFAWKVGPALACGNTVVLKTAEQTPLSALLVSKLLHEAGLPDGVLNIVSGFGPTAGAALCSHMDVDKIAFTGSTDTGRIVLELAAKSNLKPVTLELGGKSPFIVCEDADVDQAVELAHAALFFNQGQCCCAGSRTYVHEKVYDEFVEKAKARALKRTVGDPFKAGIEQGPQIDGEQFEKILKYIRIGQDAGATLETGGDRHGTKGYYIQPTVFSNVKDDMPIAREEIFGPVQTILKFKDLGEVIQRANNSIYGLAAGVFTHNLDTANTLMRALKVGTVWINCFDTFDATIPFGGYKMSGIGREKGEYGLKNYLQVKAVVTPIKNPAWL; encoded by the exons ATGGCGGCAGCTCGGAGAATCTCATCTCTTGTTTCACGCTCCCTTCCTTTGCTTCGCGGAG GAAAGCAAATTAATGGAGGTCGAGGAATGTACCGGTACAGCACTGCGGCAGCGTATGAGAATCCAATCAAGCCTCCTGTTAGTGTACAATATGATAAGCTTCTCATTGATGGAAAATTTGTTGATGCGGCATCAG GGAAAACTTTCCCGACTTTGGACCCGAGGACTGGGGAGGTTATTGCACATGTTGCTGAAGGTGACGCGGAAGATGTAAATCGAGCAGTATCTGCTGCACGCAAGGCTTTTGATGAAGGGCCATGGCCTAGGATGACGGCTTAT GGGAGACAGAAGATATTGTTACGTTTTGCTGATTTGATCGAAAAGCATAATGATGAAATCGCAGCACTTGAGACCTGGGATAATGGGAAGCCGTTCGAACAGTCTGCTCAAATAGAAGTACCAATGTTTGCCAGATTATTTCGTTATTATGCTG GCTGGACGGATAAGATTCACGGTCTCACAGTTCCAGCGGATGGACCTCATCATGTTCAAACTTTGCACGAACCAATTGGTGTTGCTGGCCAGATTATCCCATGGAACTTCCCTCTCCTGATGTTTGCTTGGAAAGTTGGACCTGCACTGGCCTGTGGCAACACTGTTGTTCTCAAAACAGCAGAGCAGACACCATTGTCTGCATTACTTGTCTCCAAGCTATTGCATGAG GCTGGTCTTCCTGATGGAGTTCTGAATATTGTTTCTGGATTTGGTCCTACAGCTGGTGCTGCTCTTTGCAGCCACATGGATGTGGACAAG ATTGCTTTCACTGGTTCAACAGATACGGGCAGAATTGTTCTTGAGTTGGCTGCCAAAAGCAATCTTAAGCCAGTTACTCTGGAACTTGGAGGTAAATCTCCTTTTATTGTCTGTGAGGATGCTGATGTGGATCAAGCTGTTGAGCTAGCACATGCTGCACTATTTTTCAACCAG GGGCAATGCTGCTGTGCTGGATCTAGGACTTACGTGCATGAAAAGGTTTATGATGAGTTTGTAGAGAAAGCAAAAGCACGGGCTCTGAAGCGTACTGTTGGGGATCCATTCAAGGCAGGCATAGAGCAAGGCCCTCAG ATCGACGGGGAACAATTTGAGAAGATCCTCAAGTATATCAGAATTGGACAGGACGCTGGGGCAACCCTTGAAACTGGAGGTGATAGGCATGGTACAAAGGGATATTACATTCAGCCAACTGTTTTCTCCAATGTTAAG GATGATATGCCGATTGCAAGGGAGGAGATCTTCGGACCTGTGCAGACAATCCTGAAGTTTAA GGACCTCGGTGAAGTGATCCAGAGGGCTAACAATAGCATCTACGGTCTTGCTGCAGGAGTGTTCACTCATAACCTTGACACTGCAAATACCTTGATGAGAGCATTGAAAGTCGGGACAGTGTGGATTAACTGCTTCGACACCTTTGATGCTACGATTCCGTTCGGCGGATACAAGATGAGTGGAATCGGGCGGGAAAAGGGAGAATATGGTCTCAAGAATTACTTGCAAGTGAAAGCAGTTGTTACCCCTATCAAGAACCCAGCATGGCTGTGA